Proteins from a genomic interval of Bradyrhizobium sp. CCGB01:
- a CDS encoding ABC transporter substrate-binding protein, with protein MKRLLSAMAVLSAGLLFVTGANAAEKKYDEGASDTEVKLGQTMPYSGPLSVHGIQGRTEVAYFKMLNEEKGGINGRKINLISLDDAFSPPKTVEQTRKLVESDGVLALFGSSGTAAQSSVQKYLNSKGVPQLLVSTGANKWNQPKAFKWSTPAFHLYGTEGEILAKYLLSVKPDAKVAILMQNDDFGRDYVSGFKKGLGDKASTIIVKEVTYELTDPTMDSQVAQLKSSGADVFFNVSLGKAASQSMKKAFELDWKPLQLVVSPSVGRQFLEAAGFDSVTGIIAATPYKQVSSPKWAEDPDVVAYQAFMKKYLPNEDPKNEIGFAVYSFAYIMGKIIEACGDNLTRENLLYQATHLNNVPAPSLLPGTTYSTTPDNYVPFKRLVVQKFDGNDWVQVTAVTVE; from the coding sequence ATGAAGAGATTGTTGTCGGCGATGGCGGTCTTATCCGCCGGGCTCCTCTTCGTCACAGGCGCGAATGCCGCCGAGAAGAAATACGACGAAGGCGCCTCGGATACCGAGGTGAAGCTCGGCCAGACCATGCCCTATAGCGGCCCGCTGTCGGTCCACGGCATCCAGGGCCGCACCGAGGTCGCCTATTTCAAGATGCTCAACGAGGAGAAGGGCGGCATCAACGGCCGCAAGATCAATCTGATCTCGCTCGACGATGCCTTCTCGCCGCCCAAGACCGTCGAACAGACCCGCAAGCTGGTCGAAAGCGACGGCGTGCTCGCACTGTTCGGCTCGTCCGGGACCGCAGCGCAGTCCTCCGTGCAGAAATATCTCAACAGCAAGGGCGTTCCGCAGCTGCTGGTCTCGACCGGCGCCAACAAGTGGAACCAGCCGAAGGCGTTCAAATGGTCGACGCCGGCATTCCATCTTTACGGCACCGAGGGCGAGATCCTCGCAAAGTACCTGCTGTCGGTGAAGCCGGACGCGAAGGTCGCGATCCTCATGCAGAACGACGATTTCGGCCGCGACTACGTCTCCGGCTTCAAGAAAGGACTCGGCGACAAGGCTTCGACCATAATCGTCAAGGAGGTCACCTACGAGCTGACCGATCCCACGATGGACTCGCAGGTCGCACAGCTCAAATCGTCAGGCGCCGACGTGTTCTTCAACGTCTCGCTCGGCAAGGCCGCCTCGCAGTCGATGAAGAAGGCCTTCGAGCTCGACTGGAAGCCGCTGCAGCTCGTCGTCAGCCCGTCGGTCGGCCGGCAATTCCTAGAGGCCGCAGGCTTCGATTCCGTCACCGGTATCATCGCGGCAACGCCCTACAAGCAGGTGTCGAGCCCGAAATGGGCGGAGGATCCTGATGTCGTCGCCTATCAGGCCTTCATGAAGAAGTATCTTCCCAACGAAGACCCCAAGAACGAGATCGGTTTTGCCGTCTATTCCTTCGCCTACATCATGGGGAAAATCATCGAGGCCTGCGGGGACAATCTGACGCGCGAGAACCTGCTGTACCAGGCGACGCATCTGAACAACGTCCCGGCGCCCTCACTGCTGCCTGGCACCACCTACAGCACGACGCCGGACAATTATGTCCCGTTCAAGCGGCTGGTGGTGCAGAAGTTCGACGGCAACGACTGGGTCCAGGTCACGGCTGTCACGGTCGAGTAG
- a CDS encoding class I adenylate-forming enzyme family protein, giving the protein MTSERREWPAVSLDETYRILTAPGAPFEMETITVAGRPIRAYKKAHRDLRAIFEASKAWGDRTFIVFEDERLTFAEHYRAASALAWWLADDFDVKKGDRVAIAMRNFPEWPIAFWAATIIGAIAVPLNAWGTGDDLAYGLRDSGANVAIVDGERLARLKSLTADHAAALIAVRAAPETRGETTALEDLIGPPSRYGALLDRAPPDRNVHPDDDATILYTSGTTGRSKGALGTHRNIMCNLVNIAFSGARAAIRRGDPLPAPPNVQKAVLLPVPFFHVTGCHSIMIPALANGSKIVLMYKWNAEAALELIERERINGMSGVPSMTWQLLESPDFERRDVSSLEGLSYGGAAASPELTRKVAALFPGRFGGTGYGATETSSVSTSNGAEDYLAHPDSVGPAVPGCDLRVIDDAGNVLPVGAIGELEIYGGNVVKGYWNNPQATTAAFRDGWYRTGDIVRMDAEGFVYLLDRAKDMLIRGGENVYCVEIEDALLAHPDIFEAAIVGIPDRVLGELVGAVVRAKAGSRLTADQVIEHLRPRLAAFKLPVHIDIRTEELPRTASGKIVKRQLREELAAKASAPG; this is encoded by the coding sequence ATGACAAGCGAGCGACGCGAATGGCCGGCGGTCTCGCTCGACGAAACCTATCGCATCCTCACCGCTCCCGGCGCACCGTTCGAGATGGAGACGATCACCGTCGCGGGGCGCCCCATTCGCGCCTACAAGAAGGCCCACCGCGATCTCCGTGCGATCTTCGAGGCCAGCAAGGCGTGGGGCGACCGCACCTTCATCGTCTTCGAGGACGAACGTCTCACCTTTGCCGAACATTATCGCGCGGCATCCGCGCTGGCGTGGTGGCTTGCCGATGATTTCGACGTGAAGAAGGGCGACCGCGTGGCCATCGCCATGCGGAACTTCCCGGAATGGCCGATCGCATTCTGGGCAGCGACGATCATCGGCGCGATCGCAGTGCCGCTCAATGCCTGGGGAACCGGGGACGATCTCGCTTATGGTCTGCGCGATTCCGGCGCGAACGTGGCCATCGTTGACGGCGAGCGGCTGGCGCGCCTCAAATCGCTCACGGCCGATCACGCTGCCGCTCTGATCGCGGTGCGAGCTGCGCCCGAGACCCGGGGCGAAACGACCGCGCTGGAGGATCTGATCGGGCCGCCGTCGCGATACGGCGCCCTGCTAGACCGCGCGCCGCCCGATCGGAACGTCCATCCCGACGACGACGCGACCATCCTCTACACGTCGGGCACCACAGGTCGCTCCAAGGGCGCGCTGGGCACGCATCGCAACATCATGTGCAACCTCGTGAACATCGCGTTTTCGGGCGCGCGTGCGGCGATCCGGCGCGGCGATCCCCTGCCCGCGCCGCCGAACGTGCAGAAAGCGGTGTTGCTTCCGGTCCCGTTCTTCCATGTCACGGGATGCCACTCGATCATGATCCCGGCGCTGGCGAACGGCTCCAAGATCGTGCTGATGTACAAGTGGAACGCGGAAGCAGCGCTTGAGCTGATCGAGCGCGAGCGCATCAACGGCATGTCCGGCGTACCGTCGATGACGTGGCAGTTGCTGGAATCGCCGGATTTCGAACGGCGCGACGTGTCGAGCCTCGAAGGTCTCTCCTACGGCGGTGCCGCCGCATCGCCGGAGTTGACCCGCAAGGTCGCAGCGCTGTTCCCCGGCAGGTTCGGCGGCACCGGCTATGGCGCCACCGAGACCTCCTCGGTCTCGACGTCGAACGGGGCGGAGGACTATCTCGCGCACCCGGATTCCGTCGGGCCCGCCGTTCCCGGATGCGACTTGCGCGTCATCGACGACGCCGGAAACGTTCTGCCCGTGGGCGCCATCGGCGAGCTCGAAATCTACGGCGGCAACGTCGTGAAGGGCTATTGGAACAATCCGCAGGCGACCACAGCCGCGTTCCGCGACGGCTGGTACCGCACCGGCGACATCGTCCGGATGGACGCGGAAGGTTTCGTCTATCTGCTCGACCGCGCCAAGGACATGCTGATCCGCGGCGGCGAGAACGTCTATTGCGTCGAGATCGAGGACGCCCTGCTCGCGCACCCCGACATCTTCGAGGCCGCCATCGTCGGCATCCCCGATCGCGTGCTCGGCGAGCTCGTCGGCGCCGTCGTGCGCGCCAAGGCCGGATCACGTCTGACTGCGGACCAGGTGATCGAGCACCTGCGCCCGAGGCTCGCCGCCTTCAAGCTGCCCGTCCACATCGACATCCGCACCGAGGAGCTGCCGCGCACGGCGAGCGGCAAGATCGTCAAGCGGCAGCTCCGCGAAGAACTCGCCGCAAAGGCAAGTGCACCCGGATGA
- a CDS encoding YciI family protein, protein MLFAIHALDRSGALPTRLANYDAHKAFLSDTSRFGVKIVMSGPLVSDDGESMIGSLFLIEAPGRTEIEAFNRADPFAAAGIWEKVTITGFLRRQG, encoded by the coding sequence ATGCTGTTCGCCATTCACGCCCTCGACCGCAGCGGCGCGTTGCCGACGCGGCTCGCCAACTACGACGCTCACAAGGCTTTCCTGAGCGACACCTCGCGCTTCGGCGTCAAGATCGTGATGTCGGGGCCGCTCGTCTCCGACGACGGCGAGAGCATGATCGGCAGCCTGTTCCTGATCGAGGCTCCCGGCCGCACCGAAATCGAAGCCTTCAACCGCGCCGATCCGTTTGCGGCGGCCGGCATCTGGGAGAAAGTCACGATAACAGGTTTCTTGCGCCGTCAGGGCTGA
- a CDS encoding sugar ABC transporter substrate-binding protein: MTRKLGYLALPLLMAATLTTEARADGETIAVFTKNQTNPFFQTVRVGADNMAKTLNAKTLQYIPTKPDSIPEQLSQIEDVVVKKPSAIVFTPVDYKAMVPGVEKINEAKIPVVNITDRSAGGKFLSFVGADDYSLGLETARFLLKTLGGKGNIVIIEGVKGSLTNVDRVRGFNDALKETPGAKLLASQPGNYQRLQALQVMENLMQSNSQIDGVLAANDAMAVGAIEALDGANRKAQVIGINGTKEAIDAIKSGKLLASGDYNGFAQGCLGTMMAIRSLRNQPVINEIVLKPTVITKDNYQPFDVPLEQRTCPTFEDAGKLGAK, translated from the coding sequence ATGACACGGAAACTGGGCTATCTGGCGCTGCCGCTGCTGATGGCGGCTACGCTCACCACGGAGGCGCGCGCCGACGGCGAAACCATCGCCGTCTTCACCAAAAACCAGACCAACCCGTTCTTCCAGACGGTGCGGGTCGGCGCCGACAACATGGCGAAGACGCTGAACGCGAAGACGCTTCAGTACATCCCGACCAAGCCGGACTCGATCCCCGAGCAGCTCAGCCAGATCGAGGATGTCGTGGTGAAGAAGCCGAGCGCCATCGTGTTCACGCCGGTGGACTACAAGGCGATGGTGCCCGGTGTCGAGAAGATCAACGAAGCCAAGATCCCGGTCGTCAACATCACCGACCGCTCGGCGGGCGGCAAATTCCTCTCCTTCGTCGGCGCCGACGACTACAGCCTCGGGCTCGAGACGGCGCGCTTCCTGCTCAAGACGCTGGGCGGCAAGGGCAACATCGTCATCATCGAGGGCGTCAAGGGTTCGCTGACCAATGTCGACCGCGTCCGCGGCTTCAACGACGCGCTGAAGGAAACGCCCGGCGCAAAACTGCTGGCCTCGCAGCCCGGCAACTACCAGCGGCTGCAGGCGCTCCAGGTGATGGAAAACCTGATGCAGTCGAATTCGCAGATCGACGGCGTGCTCGCCGCCAACGACGCCATGGCAGTCGGCGCAATCGAGGCACTCGACGGCGCCAACCGCAAGGCCCAGGTGATCGGCATCAACGGCACCAAGGAGGCGATCGACGCGATCAAGTCCGGCAAGCTGCTCGCAAGCGGCGACTACAACGGATTTGCGCAGGGATGCCTCGGCACCATGATGGCGATCCGCTCCCTGCGCAACCAGCCGGTCATCAACGAGATCGTGCTGAAACCGACCGTCATCACCAAGGACAATTACCAGCCGTTCGACGTGCCGCTGGAACAGCGGACCTGCCCGACCTTCGAGGACGCCGGCAAGCTCGGCGCCAAGTAA
- a CDS encoding ABC transporter permease codes for MTDISKEAMMPPRSFLSQDAVQVFYRLLAALLICAVLAVLSDSFLSLGNILNVLRQASLTFFIASGLTLVVLTAGLDLSVGANVALSACIAGTVIHKTGSPALGILTGLACGGLVGLLNGIMVTALRIPSFIATYGMLWVLNGLTYWYMAGETLHGFPAGFRQIGSGYLFGLPIPVYLLLVFLGIGTLFAQRTIWGQEIYAIGANPVAARLSGIPVARRLLLVYAVSGTMAGLASIIFLSRLNSAEADIGESLTLPAIAAVLIGGTSLFGGVGTVFGTFIGALILTLVLNGMNLLSVSANWQPLVTGIIVILAVWLDMKTRRRAQ; via the coding sequence ATGACCGACATCTCCAAAGAGGCGATGATGCCGCCCCGCTCGTTCCTGTCGCAGGATGCCGTCCAGGTGTTCTATCGCCTGCTCGCGGCGCTGCTGATCTGCGCCGTGCTCGCCGTGCTCAGCGATTCCTTCCTGAGCCTCGGCAACATCCTCAATGTGCTGAGACAAGCAAGCCTGACCTTCTTCATCGCCTCCGGCCTGACGCTGGTGGTGCTGACCGCGGGCCTCGACCTTTCCGTCGGCGCCAATGTCGCGCTGTCGGCCTGCATCGCCGGCACCGTGATCCACAAGACGGGATCGCCGGCGCTCGGCATCCTCACCGGGCTTGCCTGCGGCGGCCTCGTCGGCCTCCTCAACGGCATCATGGTCACCGCGCTGCGCATCCCCTCCTTCATCGCCACCTACGGCATGCTCTGGGTGCTGAACGGCCTCACCTATTGGTACATGGCGGGCGAGACGCTGCACGGCTTCCCGGCAGGCTTCCGCCAGATCGGCAGCGGCTATCTGTTCGGGCTGCCCATCCCGGTCTATCTGCTGCTGGTGTTCCTCGGGATCGGGACGTTGTTTGCGCAGCGAACGATCTGGGGCCAGGAGATCTATGCGATCGGCGCCAATCCGGTCGCGGCCCGACTCTCCGGCATTCCGGTCGCGCGGCGCCTGCTGCTGGTCTACGCGGTATCAGGCACCATGGCGGGCCTTGCCTCGATCATCTTCCTGTCGCGGCTCAATTCGGCCGAGGCCGACATCGGCGAAAGCCTGACACTGCCCGCGATCGCGGCCGTGCTGATCGGCGGCACCTCGCTGTTCGGCGGTGTCGGCACCGTGTTCGGCACCTTCATCGGCGCGCTGATCCTGACGCTGGTGCTGAACGGCATGAACCTCTTGTCGGTCAGCGCCAACTGGCAGCCGCTCGTCACCGGCATCATCGTCATTCTCGCGGTCTGGCTCGACATGAAGACCCGCCGCCGCGCGCAATGA
- a CDS encoding ABC transporter permease yields MREAAVVSEPNPLQRIPGVAIVLVLLIALFSAIAPGFLSVANLSNVLVQSTILTMLALPMTLIIMTEGLDLSMGAVLTLTSLCVAIVSLATKSMLLGLGAGLLVGAAFGVANGWLVAILGIPPFVATLGTLGMAQGLSLIVSDGQSVVGIPHSVRDIYSATLLGVPVPIVMALVTYAAFHGLLYHTRFGTYIFALGGNREALRYAGLSPNRLLIAVYAIGGAMAGIAGLLMTARMNSGHPTAGLGLEFDAIAAVAVGGTSFERGNGWLLGTLLGVIAVGVLRNGLNLISMPSSVQVASVGVLVIVALFLDGLRSRA; encoded by the coding sequence ATGCGTGAAGCCGCGGTCGTCTCAGAGCCCAATCCGCTGCAACGCATTCCCGGCGTTGCCATCGTGCTGGTGCTGCTGATCGCGCTGTTCAGCGCGATCGCGCCCGGCTTCCTGTCGGTTGCCAACCTCTCCAACGTGCTGGTGCAGTCGACCATCCTGACCATGCTCGCGCTGCCGATGACCCTGATCATCATGACCGAGGGGCTGGACCTGTCGATGGGCGCGGTGCTGACGCTGACCTCGCTCTGCGTCGCCATCGTGTCGCTCGCGACCAAGTCGATGCTGCTGGGGCTCGGCGCCGGCCTGCTGGTCGGCGCAGCCTTCGGCGTCGCCAATGGCTGGCTGGTCGCGATCCTGGGCATCCCGCCCTTCGTCGCGACACTCGGCACGCTCGGCATGGCGCAGGGCCTGTCGCTGATCGTCAGCGACGGCCAGAGCGTGGTCGGTATCCCCCACAGCGTGCGCGACATCTACTCGGCGACGCTTCTGGGCGTGCCGGTTCCGATCGTGATGGCGCTGGTAACTTACGCGGCCTTCCACGGCCTGCTCTACCACACCCGCTTCGGCACCTACATCTTCGCGCTCGGTGGCAACCGTGAGGCGCTGCGCTATGCCGGTCTTTCGCCGAACCGACTGCTGATCGCGGTCTACGCGATCGGGGGCGCCATGGCCGGCATTGCGGGCCTGCTGATGACCGCCCGCATGAATTCCGGTCATCCCACCGCAGGCCTCGGGCTCGAGTTCGATGCCATCGCGGCTGTCGCCGTCGGCGGCACCTCGTTCGAGCGCGGTAATGGCTGGCTGCTCGGTACCCTGCTCGGCGTGATCGCCGTCGGCGTGTTGCGCAATGGGCTCAACCTGATCTCGATGCCCTCTTCGGTGCAGGTCGCAAGCGTCGGCGTCCTCGTCATCGTTGCCCTGTTCCTCGACGGCCTCAGGAGCCGCGCATGA
- a CDS encoding sugar ABC transporter ATP-binding protein — protein MSNAALAIQPSEPTPLLELRGISKEFPGVKALDDVSFAVYPGEVHMLLGENGAGKSSLMKVLCGAYRADAGEFYYKGDKVAISSTADAQKLGIAVIFQEFSLVPYLDIAQNIFLGREPKGRIPGTLDRRKILADAKRVLDTIGFDIDPSTTVDKLGVAQQQMVEIAKAISQNARILVMDEPTAALSDRETELLFALIARLKADGVSIVYISHRMAEVFALGDRITVLRDGRRIDGVRPADVTPDQLVRMMVGRNVDMTYPRTFADKPGELLLEVKGLSASTGISDINIEVRRGEIVGLCGLVGSGRSEVARAIFGADPVSSGEIIFDGKSMSGEPDLAARRGIALIPESRKSEGLALLRSVSDNLVVSALRKLFPSGLFDQRGAQRTSDGLIRQLRIATPSARQTVGLLSGGNQQKVVIGKWLAAGSKLFIFDEPTRGIDIGAKSEIFALIDRLVAEGAAALMISSEQVEICHVCDRAYVMREGRIAGHLTRNELTEENIVRLGMHHA, from the coding sequence ATGAGCAACGCCGCATTGGCCATTCAGCCCTCCGAGCCCACGCCGCTGCTGGAACTGCGCGGCATCAGCAAGGAGTTTCCCGGCGTCAAGGCGCTGGATGACGTGTCCTTCGCGGTCTATCCGGGCGAAGTTCATATGCTGCTCGGTGAAAACGGCGCCGGCAAGTCGAGCCTGATGAAGGTGCTTTGCGGCGCCTACCGCGCCGATGCCGGCGAGTTCTATTACAAGGGCGACAAGGTCGCGATCTCTTCGACCGCGGATGCGCAGAAGCTCGGCATTGCCGTGATCTTCCAGGAATTCTCGCTGGTCCCCTATCTCGATATCGCCCAGAACATCTTCCTTGGCCGCGAGCCGAAGGGCCGCATTCCCGGCACCCTCGACCGCCGCAAGATTCTGGCCGATGCGAAGCGCGTGCTTGATACGATCGGATTCGACATCGATCCCTCCACCACCGTCGACAAGCTCGGTGTCGCACAGCAGCAGATGGTCGAGATCGCCAAGGCGATCAGCCAGAACGCCCGAATCCTCGTGATGGACGAACCGACAGCCGCGCTGTCGGACCGAGAGACTGAGCTGCTGTTTGCGCTGATCGCGCGGCTGAAGGCCGACGGCGTGTCCATCGTCTACATTTCCCACCGAATGGCCGAAGTGTTCGCGCTCGGCGACCGCATCACGGTGCTGCGCGACGGGCGGCGCATCGACGGCGTGCGCCCTGCCGACGTCACGCCGGACCAGCTCGTCCGCATGATGGTCGGCCGCAACGTCGACATGACCTATCCGCGCACTTTTGCCGACAAGCCCGGCGAGCTGCTGCTTGAGGTCAAGGGCCTGAGCGCGTCCACCGGCATCTCCGACATCAATATCGAGGTGCGCCGGGGCGAGATCGTCGGCTTGTGCGGTCTGGTCGGCTCCGGCCGCAGCGAGGTCGCCCGCGCCATCTTCGGCGCCGATCCCGTCAGCTCCGGCGAGATCATCTTCGACGGCAAGAGCATGTCCGGCGAGCCCGACCTCGCCGCCCGCCGCGGCATCGCGCTGATCCCGGAGAGCCGCAAGAGCGAAGGTCTCGCGCTGCTGCGCTCGGTGAGCGACAATCTCGTGGTGTCGGCGCTGCGCAAACTGTTCCCAAGCGGCCTGTTCGACCAGCGCGGCGCGCAACGCACCTCCGACGGCCTGATCCGGCAGCTGCGCATTGCCACACCAAGTGCACGCCAGACCGTCGGCCTGCTCTCGGGCGGCAATCAGCAGAAGGTCGTCATCGGCAAGTGGCTGGCGGCCGGCTCAAAGCTCTTCATCTTCGACGAGCCGACGCGGGGCATCGACATCGGCGCCAAATCGGAGATCTTTGCCCTGATCGACCGTCTCGTCGCGGAAGGCGCGGCGGCGCTGATGATCTCGTCCGAGCAGGTCGAGATCTGCCACGTCTGCGACCGCGCCTATGTGATGCGCGAGGGCCGCATCGCCGGACACCTGACCCGCAACGAGCTGACCGAGGAGAACATCGTGCGACTGGGGATGCATCATGCGTGA
- a CDS encoding FAD-linked oxidase C-terminal domain-containing protein, translating into MGPRVSTSILADRLTGMIGPRASVACGVLDQHGQSESHYQSLPPDIVVFPETTQEVAEIVKLCASAGMPIVPFGAGTSLEGNAAAVAGGVCFDFARMNKVLHVHDSDMDVVVQPGITRKQLNAELRNTGLFFPIDPGADASIGGMTSTRASGTMAVRYGTMKDNVMALEVVLPDGRIIRTAKRARKSAAGYDLTRMFVGAEGTLGIITEITLKVHPVPQAISAAVCSFDTLHDAVDTAISVIQSAIPVARIELLDDVMMRGINAYAKLGYREAPTLFFEFHGSETSVAEQAEAAQAIAADHGGHGFAWAKAPEDRSRLWHARDNTLYAGLGLRPGARAVITDVCVPISRLAECLTETRRDADEHGFTAPIVGHVGDGNFHMLILIDPAKPDEAEGAKALQARMVARAIAMDGTCTGEHGIGLGKIDYLTDELGEAVDVMRSIKTALDPNGLMNPGKIFASGARA; encoded by the coding sequence ATGGGACCGCGGGTCAGCACGAGCATCTTGGCCGATCGCCTCACCGGCATGATCGGCCCGCGCGCGAGCGTTGCGTGCGGCGTGCTCGATCAGCACGGGCAGAGCGAATCGCACTATCAGAGCCTGCCGCCCGATATCGTCGTCTTCCCCGAGACGACGCAGGAGGTCGCGGAGATCGTCAAGCTCTGCGCGAGCGCGGGCATGCCGATCGTGCCTTTCGGCGCCGGCACCTCGCTCGAAGGCAATGCGGCCGCGGTCGCCGGCGGGGTCTGCTTCGACTTCGCGCGCATGAACAAGGTGCTCCACGTGCACGACAGCGACATGGATGTGGTCGTGCAGCCCGGCATTACCCGAAAGCAGCTCAATGCGGAGCTGCGCAATACAGGCCTGTTCTTCCCGATCGACCCCGGCGCGGACGCCTCGATCGGCGGCATGACGTCGACGCGCGCCTCCGGCACCATGGCGGTGCGCTACGGCACCATGAAGGACAACGTCATGGCGCTGGAAGTGGTGCTGCCCGACGGCCGCATCATCCGCACCGCCAAACGCGCGCGGAAATCAGCCGCGGGCTATGATCTAACCCGCATGTTCGTCGGCGCGGAAGGCACGCTCGGCATCATCACCGAGATCACGCTGAAGGTGCACCCGGTCCCGCAGGCGATCTCGGCCGCGGTCTGCAGTTTCGACACCCTGCACGATGCCGTGGACACCGCGATCTCCGTGATCCAGTCCGCGATCCCCGTGGCGCGCATCGAGCTGCTCGACGACGTCATGATGCGCGGCATCAACGCCTACGCCAAGCTCGGCTATCGCGAGGCGCCCACCCTGTTCTTCGAATTCCATGGTTCCGAGACGTCAGTCGCCGAGCAGGCCGAAGCCGCGCAGGCGATCGCCGCCGACCATGGCGGCCACGGCTTTGCCTGGGCGAAAGCACCGGAGGACCGCAGCCGGCTCTGGCACGCCCGCGACAACACGCTTTATGCCGGCCTGGGCCTCCGGCCCGGCGCACGCGCCGTGATCACCGATGTCTGCGTGCCGATCTCGCGGCTGGCGGAATGCCTGACCGAGACGCGGCGCGATGCGGACGAGCACGGTTTTACCGCACCCATCGTCGGCCATGTCGGCGACGGCAATTTCCACATGCTGATCCTGATCGATCCGGCAAAGCCGGACGAAGCCGAAGGCGCGAAGGCGCTGCAGGCCCGCATGGTCGCCCGCGCCATCGCCATGGACGGCACCTGCACCGGCGAGCACGGCATCGGGCTCGGCAAGATCGACTATCTCACCGACGAGCTCGGCGAGGCCGTCGATGTGATGAGATCCATCAAGACCGCACTCGACCCGAATGGTCTGATGAACCCCGGAAAGATCTTTGCGAGCGGAGCGCGCGCATGA
- a CDS encoding intradiol ring-cleavage dioxygenase, producing the protein MRNFNENTITDAVLERIADATDPRIKEVSEALVRHLHAFVREIRPTQKEWEYGIDFLTRTGHMCDDKRQEFILLSDTLGVSMLVDAINHPVPEGATETTVLGPFFVQAAPEKDSGADISGPMEGDPMLVTGSVSTVDGQPLAGAIVDVWHSDDDGYYDVQQLDDIGDLAMRARFHTDANGRFHFWSIKPAAYPIPHDGPVGEMLEVQGRHPWRPAHVHFMISAPGFEQLVTHVFVAGDKYLDSDVVFGVKDSLIREFAHHPAGRAPDGRMVERDYFHLNYDFGLKQVASNARAA; encoded by the coding sequence ATGCGCAACTTCAACGAAAACACCATCACGGATGCGGTGCTGGAGCGGATCGCGGACGCAACCGATCCGCGCATCAAGGAGGTCAGCGAGGCGCTGGTCCGGCACCTTCATGCCTTCGTTCGTGAGATCCGGCCGACCCAGAAGGAATGGGAATACGGCATCGACTTCCTGACCCGCACCGGCCACATGTGCGACGACAAGCGCCAGGAATTCATCCTGCTGTCGGACACGCTCGGCGTCTCCATGCTGGTCGATGCGATCAACCATCCGGTGCCGGAAGGCGCGACCGAGACCACGGTGCTCGGCCCGTTCTTCGTCCAGGCCGCGCCGGAGAAGGACAGCGGCGCGGATATCTCCGGCCCGATGGAGGGCGACCCGATGCTGGTCACCGGCTCGGTCTCGACGGTGGATGGGCAACCGCTGGCAGGCGCCATTGTCGACGTCTGGCACTCCGACGATGACGGCTATTACGACGTGCAGCAGCTCGACGACATCGGCGATCTCGCGATGCGGGCGCGCTTCCACACCGACGCCAACGGCCGCTTCCATTTCTGGTCGATCAAGCCGGCGGCCTATCCGATCCCGCATGACGGGCCGGTCGGCGAAATGCTGGAGGTGCAGGGCCGCCATCCCTGGCGCCCCGCGCATGTGCATTTCATGATCTCGGCGCCCGGCTTCGAGCAACTGGTGACCCACGTGTTCGTTGCCGGCGACAAATACCTCGACTCTGACGTGGTGTTCGGCGTCAAGGACAGCCTGATCCGCGAGTTCGCCCACCATCCCGCCGGCCGTGCGCCGGATGGTCGCATGGTGGAGCGCGACTATTTTCATCTCAACTATGATTTCGGCCTGAAGCAGGTCGCGAGCAACGCAAGAGCCGCCTAG